A window of Oxyura jamaicensis isolate SHBP4307 breed ruddy duck unplaced genomic scaffold, BPBGC_Ojam_1.0 oxyUn_random_OJ71079, whole genome shotgun sequence genomic DNA:
ctggcatTTGCAGACACACGGGAGTTGCAGCTGCTGCACTTTGGGCTCTTCCTGGGaatctacctggctgccctcctgggcaatgGCCTCATCCTCACCACTGTAGCCTgtgaccaccgcctccacatccccatgtacttcttcctcctcaaccttgCCCTCCTTGACCTgagctgcatctccaccactgtccccaaagccatggccaattcccTCTGGGACACCAAGGCCATTTCCAATGCAGGATGTGCTACCCaggttttctttatatttttctttttttggtgcaGAGTATTCTGTTCTCATCCTCACGTCCTATGACTGCTatgttgccatctgcaagcccctgcactacgggacGCTCTTGGGCAACAGAACGTGTGCcaagatggcagcagctgcctggggcagtacATTTTTCTATGCTCTGCTGCACACTGCCAGTACATTTTCCCTGgccctctgccaaggcaatgctgtggacaagttcttctgtgaaattccccaGATCCTTAAGCTCTCCTGCTCAAACTCCTACCTCAGAGAAGTTGGACTTCTCATGTTAAGTTCCATTTTGGattttgggtgttttgttttcattgtgctcTCCTACGCGCAGGTCTTCAGGGCCGTGATGAGAATTCCAACAAAGCAGGGACAgtacaaagccttttccacgtgcctccctcacctggccgtggtctcccTGTTTCTAAGTACTGTAAtttttgcctacctgaagcccccctccatctcttCTCCATCCCTGAACATGGTGGTGACAGTTCTATACTCCATGCTGTCTCCAGTAGTGAACCccttcatctacagcatgaggaaccaggagctcaatGATTCAGTGTGGAAACAGCTGACTTTCTGTGTATCAGTGGCCACAGTCTGTCTTCCTTCTGCAGATGACTCCCAGTGTATCTCATGACGGGCCATGTTGCCTTTCCATATcgagtttttttcctttctgcctttgtgATAATGTTGTCTACACAAAAATGCCCTTCTTAATCCCCTTCTGCCTGAGTATCCCGCTTTCTGTGTGACCCAGGGTTTCTGTAGTCAAGAAAGCAGGCACTCTGTATTTTAACCAAATAAATCTTTCTCTGAGACCCAATCTCAGTAGATCAGGAGTGAATGGGAACTGGGGCTGTGGTGGCCatgcccagagccctgcagcagcctgcgaTGGGCAGTACCGTGgggccagcccagcctgggctgggcagagggCATGGAGGTGGGCAGAGGACGGGGAGGTGGGAGAGCTGGagggcagctgggctgggctggaaggtggccagcagagagaaacaCCCACGTCAAGCTGGGATGTGAGAACATGCAGGGGGAGGACATGCACAGATAGAGCAGGAAGGTGGCCCAGGGCCTTCCTCACCTCCAGCCTCTCTTGCTGGCCATGTCCAACACTTGCTGCTCCCCCCAGGTTTAGGGGTGTGTTTGGCTGCCAGGTCATTTCCATCCTTGTGCTGCGCTCAGGGCATGTGTCAAGGgaacagccagccctgctggcctcTGTACTGGGCCAGAGCcttgcagagctggagcagggctgtctGCAGAGCCCCCCATGGGACATGGCTAGgtcagggcaggagctggggggtaCAGGAGGCTCCAAAGGCAGGAGGGCCATTGTGGGAAAGGACCCTGAGGGTGACGTTGGGATTGTAACGGGAGGAGCTTGACCCAGCCCTGAACGTGCGCTGCTATGTGTGGTGCCTTGGCAGCATGGCTGTGGGACCATGTGTGGGGCAGTGGGTCTGGaatgctgcagggacagggtgCTGAGAGGGGCCACAAAGCAGCTGCCACGGGGTCACAACAAGGAGAGGCTCCAGAAATGAAACCTCTTATGGTGTTGGAGGTATGATTTTAGCAGTGGCAGAGCTCATATGGAGTTGGTGTTTTCAGGAAAAGTCGGGGTCAAGAGAAGAACTTTGATTGCTGGACTGGAGAACAAGAATGAAGAA
This region includes:
- the LOC118159571 gene encoding olfactory receptor 14A16-like; translated protein: MQDVLPRFSLYFSFFGAEYSVLILTSYDCYVAICKPLHYGTLLGNRTCAKMAAAAWGSTFFYALLHTASTFSLALCQGNAVDKFFCEIPQILKLSCSNSYLREVGLLMLSSILDFGCFVFIVLSYAQVFRAVMRIPTKQGQYKAFSTCLPHLAVVSLFLSTVIFAYLKPPSISSPSLNMVVTVLYSMLSPVVNPFIYSMRNQELNDSVWKQLTFCVSVATVCLPSADDSQCIS